The sequence tttgtaaataGAAAGAACAAGAGGAGCGTGAAGAAAGATGGGCAGCAAGACGTGAAGCTCTTGAGGGCGCACAAAAGGAACTTGAGAGAGAATGGGGCGCACAATGGAAAGAATGGGCTGATGCAATAGCTGCTTTAGAATCACGACAACGTGATTTACGTACTAGACGACGAGCCTTGGAGCAAGAACGTCGCGACGAGATGACACAAGTAAGTGACTTGGATTCGCCGTCTCCGGATTTAGTTGTAATACCAAATAAGTATCAATTATACTTGGTCCTTGTTGTACTCGGTGTTCTCATATGTTTATCCGGCAATATTATCATTTACTCGCATGTATGTCCCTTGGACATGTGACGGCGCGGATATACatcaaagtttattaaaatttattccatcACTGTGGATCTATCAGACACTTACTTACGACCTACGAGATATcgaaattgtaaattttatttttattattcctttAGCTGGACTtgggaattaaaattataattataatccaaaatatatattttttaataaattaattatagaattaACCGTTTAATAATGCTACCAgggtcaattaaaaataatattaataatgcatttagtttttttgatcACTCGTTATAATGTttgtaaatttgttttatgaaataatttttttgctgtgcctgatatttacaaaaaaaaaatactcatcaATTGTGTATAAAATAACGTGCTAGTATTAATTTACGAGAATATTGCCGGAAAAATGAGACGCGGTATgttctattttatattgtagATAAATTTGTACAGAGAACAATGCAACATATATTGTGTAAATATAAATCCAAGTTACATGttgattgatattaaaaaatttaaaaaaggatattaaaataataatgggtTTGTTATGCGAGAAGAgagagaaataataagttaaaaaaaaaaaaaaaaaacattattgttatatatattactctaattgttgattaataaatttttcttacaaatATTGGCCTTGAAGTATTATACAAAATGCACacacttttttttcgtatgtTTTATGTGTTATGCATAAACGCGTTCCCtgtaaacttaatttttttcttttaattaattaattaattgattaatttctttatttattaattattattaatattaaattttaaagtttcacATTAACAAACCCAGTCTTTGCCTAAATGTTCGGGGTATAAGTagtcgtatatttttttttttttttgaacctgCATCTCAGTTGGAAAAAATAAGTACACAATTCGCAATGTAAAAGCAGGTAAGATATTCTAATTCGATCTGATCCCAGTAGTTTGCATGTATTTCTTCTtatcacttttaaatttatttaaagtttaacaAGTTATTTatcgttataattattattattattatttaagttatttaatattatataaataaattatttgttgtgACAGAAGAGCTTTgataaactattatttatttttgtttattgagtttaaaactGTCGTACAAGcgttgttatttattattttattcgttaTATTTTGTTAACGCTACGGTATGTATGTGTGGCTAGGTAGAAAATTTGTGTAGGGAAGTCACCTCGCTACGTACCAATCTACAGACCAAACTACGACAATTTGAAGAATTCATGAACAATCACGATCATTTGCAGAAAcgacaacatttttttaataaggtaAGACACAGACTCTGATATTTCTCTGATTATTCATCATTAATATCAGATCGACAAAATTCTTCGACTTCAgtcttaaaaagaaaaagaaattacccatgttcataattatttttttttaattgtttaatatttttataaaaatctcatGAAAatgtgtaatatatatttcatttttcagaCTGACGATGCAATTAGTGAAGATAGTTACCCTGAGTCATGGTCTAGTTTGAACGATCAAAATTCATTGGATGCTATGAAAGAACTTGTTAATCATcatgtaaatatttgtatataaatgtatatttttaataattaagggTATTCCTCAGATAGTAtcctcactttttaaaaatatgcaatgacTTTCAACTATCATAACcgtattcaaattaatttaattaattaaaaaaaaattaaaacctcaattgaaaaaagaacAACATAGTAGTATTTTTGCCgagatatagaatttaaaaatatattgtgtgacaagggatgaaacaagacgatttAAGACTAGGATGAAGATTTCTGACATTacccgcagtctgaaatcaagttttatcctGAGTTacacactatatttttcatgattacctgcatcggaacttcaagtttcagtgtcagcagccagtaagaaacaaattaatttaaagtcgATGATGCGGAAAACAGTTAGAGAATGAGAAATTTGTGATTTACTGTCactaattaaatagtaaatatgacaaaaatattattttcactcattctttattaattttctttgttttaattaaaactgtcacttaaaaaatgaaatgagtaaactgaagcgataaataaacaaatgagaTTAATAAGGCTccaaattaacattaaatataactaacaCCGGGCAGAAACCGGTGTGTTCTTCCCAAGGGAAGAAACGCGCATGTTTCTGCCTGGTGTATGAAGGTATTTGTGAATTACGAATTCGCTAGTAGTTGTTGGCAGCATAGGCTTGAAATTAGCTTGTTGCAACTGgctgtagagacactgaaatttaaagtttcgatgctgttatcatgagaaaatagtatattacacatctaGGGCTACGTCTcagccaacaattacatgtgatctgaggctttcttatttacttcccgaggtgtgtatactatttttctcctcgacggaggcggaaagcggcaacttcgttttgcacagcgggacgaaagttgacgctttccgcccgaaggtgaaaaaaaataactcacagttgttatcaattaggaggtaaacgaaatttgtcgaataaattttaccctaaaaaatttgaaaattcaaattataaaattgacatgaagattttactagaatttatttaaaaaattttgtttaactccTCATTGATAttaactgtaagtaattttttttttttaatctatatcTCGGCTTATGACAATTCAAAGTCaatgaaaatgtttaaaaagtgGGGAGGGGGGCACTGCCTAAGAATGACCTTAACTATCTGATTGTgctcatttgtttttttttttttttttttttacatttacagAAAAAAGAACTAGCTGCTCTAGAGTCTGAACTGCAAAGTAAAGTTAAATCTTTAAGTGAACATCAGTCAAGAGTTGACAAAATGGAAGAAGAATTATCGGAAATGacagaaaaacaaaaacaaatgcTTTGTTTGGaggtaaaaaaacaatatataaataaataattaattgatttattattattttaaaaataaatttataacttataattatagtaTGAAGGTCAagaaataacagaaaaaaagttacaactTGCTAAAAGAACTCAAGATCAACttcaagaaattttgaaaCGCAAACAAAGTTtaacgttaaatttaaaacgatCATTACCAGCTTCTTCTTCAGGAAGGTCAAGTAGTAGCAGTGATATTTATTCAAGTCatgatttaaaatcatttcaaGACGCTTGTAATCGTAAATTGAGAATAGCTTCAGCTCTTTGTTTATTACCATCAGATTTGGCTAGTTCTACAGATACAAGTGAGACATTTCATACCGCAGCAGCTGATTCTCCAGAGTTAAGATCATTTTTTCCTGATATTAATATTGCGGAAATGATAGATAttaaatcgaataaaattgtagacgaaaatattaataaagaaaaagaaaataatgatgaaTTGAATAACCAAACAGCTGAAAAGActgaagttaaaaatagtttattatctagtattagtttaaattattcggTTAATAGTACTGAAGTTACGCCGAATAGCAGAGAATGTAAAGAAGAAAAGGAAGATAAAGACGAAGAAGtagttatagaaaaaaaaatagacgataaaattttagaaaaacatataatttcaaatttaaatgaagataatgataaatttatgacaGATGATAATATAGAATCTCAAGAAGTAGCTAATATAGATAAGAGAATCCAAGAGAATAAAGAGATGAAAAGACTGAATGAAATGGTAAACCAACAGAGAATGGTAGTAATGAAGTGCCTCGAAACAAGTAGCCCCGCAAAAGATGAAGTTAACCGACAGATACTAATTCTACAAGATCTTCAAAGACAACAAATTGAATTAGAAGTATGGCTGTTGAAACGGGAGAAGCAGTTTAAATTGGGAAAAGGAGTATCTCAGATATCAATGATGAAACCACCGATTGATTACGTTGAAACCGAGTCTGAAGATGATAGTAATTGGAATCTTCCATCAGGAAGTAATCAACAAGAGTCTGATAGAGATACAATGAGTGACCGTGTCGATGAACCACCCAGTCGATCAATTACTCCGGGGGTGCCCACAACTCGCGGATATTCTTCTGTTTATCTAAGAGtgagtataataattttataaaattaaatctcatAATATCAGAGCAAGTAAAGTAGATTAGTATTAACCCAGAAGAAGTTAAaagatgaaatttatttatgtacttaTAAGGACATATATTGAAGATGAATGGGggtcattttaaaattaatgacttttaaatatttaatttttgatttaaaataaaaaattaccaaaacgggaaatttttctaacataaaattaaaattattcgatgaataataataactttcaattatttcagagtTTGAATCGTGGAGATTGTTTAGGAAGTCCTTACGCGCTTTCTATTACCAGATCGTTGCCTTCCTTAATACCTAGCGATAGTACAGCAGacagtataataaatatgatagtTAGTGTGCCATCATATGTAATTCGAGGTGCTGGATCGTCCAGTTATTACGAGTACGAAGTACGAGTTGTCGTACGAGATGATAATTGGACTCTTTTACGTCGTTTTCGACGATTTCGCGAACTATGTGTCTACATGCGTCAAAAATATAAAGGCAAGGTATGTTgtacaaatttaattgttatcatttataaacatatatattagggtgtttcaaaataatacaattttttttttctcaaaaataggttcgaaagtttcatttagatataaaaatccgcttgtgaaaatttgagattttaatattaacactAAGAGATTACGCATcatacttttctattttccataagaataacatggaataatttttttttgcgtcttctgatttttataactaactAACGATGCAtcgtagaaaaaattttcagacttatttttgtagggaatcgaatgctctacaaaaagtctcttatcaatttttgtcaaatccatttgttcaaaagttatttgagcttgaagtcgaatttatattaaattttgagatttttttacttttccggcgagactatcagacttatcaaaaaatgtcatggaaccatttttataaacaattttattccctacaaattatttctaataaagttttttcaaattccgcattgttttctagttattttcattttaatgtcaagattttaaaaaaaatagtgttttaATCGATGTTGAGTTTGACATTAAaacgaaaataactagaaaacaatgcggaatccGAACAAACtttatggaaaataatttaaagggaataaaattgtcttcaaaaaaggttccatgatattttgtgataagtctgatagcttcgccggaaaagtaaaaagatctaaaaatttaatataaatttaacttcaagctcaaataacttttgaacaaatggatttattaaaaaatgataagagacttttttgtagaacattTAATtagcaacaaaaataaatctgCAGATTCTTCCTACGACGCATCATtagttagtaataaaaatcagaagactaacaaaaaaaattttccatgttattattacggaaaatagaaaagtgcgaTGCGTAACCTCTTAGTGTTAGTATTAAGatctctaattttcacaggcgtatttttatatctacgtgaaacttttgaacgtatttttgaaaaaaaaaaaagatttgtattttttttaaacaccctaatatatatatatatactgttttaaattaataaataatgaatgatatttaatttgttaggTATCTGCGATACACTTTCCACCTAGACAAATGTTCAAGTATGAAATAATTGCGCGTCAACGTAGAAAACGACTTGAAGAATACTTACGACGACTTATTCAAGTTTGCTCGGAATTACCAAGCTGTCAAGCTCTTTACAAATTTCATGGCAATCTTAGTAATATTGATAAGCAATCATTAATCGaatttagttcattttttcgTCGTGAACCATTTGAAAATAGTAAGATAGATGCTAgctaagaaatattatttgggTCACAGTATTGgctcatattatttattattttatttattttaatgtctgatgaatttaataagtagttgtcaattttaaaatcccgttatttattgttatattttagtatgaatgaaaaatatcgTAATAATTTACGTTAATATCGCGActtgttatataaatatttaacgacAAATtgaattagataattttttatttatataacaagTTTATTCATGTATTACGCGGTGAGCACaatcttttgatttttaatggCGTAAACACGCAACAATGGCctcattatatattaataatatatatcagtCTTTTATGTATTATCACTTGATCGAATTATCAGTATTGAAACtattaattaagaattaattaaaataaatgatagttgttaatttttcctcaaaatgaaccaataattgaaataataaaaaataaatatttaataataatcactgACCTGATctatgtatacaaatatatataaaaacatttattaatagtgATATTTTTTGGGTCGATTGACAGCTTTTTATgcggtaataaataaatcgttatcccgatagaaaatttaatttttctaataataagtcaacattaaataaatctatataataaaaaataaaatttcaatgtgtataagattaaattatacttttccttaattataattaaataataaaagaataattaccGCTGTTAATCTTGCTCTtgctaattataaataattaattaattaaaatttttcgataaaaaatcattgaaaaaaatcagacaaccctttttttttaactaaatgaATTGTTATCTAATGCTccaataacaaattttaatgttgaattaataaaacacaAAATTCAAAGTTTACTAGATTATACAAATAtctatgtttaaaaaaatgcaatatttacttttaatattaaagaaaaaaaaaaaagttatatttaaaaaggttattaattttgtatctTGCCTACATCATTGTCTTCTCATGAGTAAAAGCGAGCATtagtagaagaaaaaaaatctaattatattCCAATAGTGAAAATGTCTAACTTTACCAAGTgcattattataatcattccCATGGCTGTGCAATGGACTTGTAGGAATCTCAATGTATTGATATCTATAATTCCCAGTGTTATAAAGGCGCTAATGTGTATTgtacataaataacaaaaaagaaaaaaagtaaatttaaatatatgtttacttCAAATTTCATATATCACTGTATCGAGAATAAGTTCATTAAATtgcttcttttttttacaattttacaatactataatatgtatataaacgaAATCAATGacattaatcatttaaataaattaatatgttaatgttataaaaattattcaccttgttcgataatttattagagcaatttaattaaattgatgttaattaattaatagatattaattaaaaagaaactttaaataaaagtatttatatgtatatataattaattaatcaattacttaatcaattaataaattatataagtcTTGGAATTAATGAGTCTCTTCTATATATActttaagtatatataaaaattaaagctaaatAAATACTTGTTCACTTGCTAAACTGTCAGCAAATGGAGCGACAATAACACGTgtagcaaaataaaatattaaaccaaAAGTTATTGATATAGGAAGTGCTGGTAAAGCTTTTTGAAATATTGCGAGTAATAGAAGTGTAAGACAAAGTCCTATTAAAATAGCAACAAAACAAGCTAATGTTGTATTCCAATCACCGTAACTTGATGCTTTACCGACTAAAAcactgtaaaatataaaatcaccAAGACCTAATTTAACGCCGCGTTCTTCATCAGAAACAGATCGTTgatattgttgttgttgagcTTGTGAATTAACTTGACCACTTAATTCTCCAGTATGACGTATTTCTTCAGCTCTTCTTGTACTACGTtcttctattaaattaatatacaatattaatatttatatctaaaaTAGGGTGTGCCATTTTAgggcaacttttttttcaatgcattAACAGCTTCTATACTTGCAGGAAGGTAAAATAAGACGCTTGCTAAATCAGAGAcctgaatattaatattaacaggtGTCTCGttgcgattttttatttcccatttaaataacatgggaaaaaataaattttataccttggcaatggctcattgtaccGATAAGTTCATgatataattttgtaggaaattaaacgctctacaaaaaaagtctcttatcattttttgataaattcgtctgttcaaaagttattggagcttgaactcaaatttatagtaaattttgagatctttttacttttccggcaaaactatcagacttatcggAAAATGACATGAGATTTTTATTGTAGACAATATTATTACCTAAAAATTATCtctaataaagttttttcaaattttgcatAACTTCatagttatttacattttaatgtcattatattagctcttaaaaaaaatagtgttctcaTGAATTTCAAGAGTTTGACATTCAAATGGATATAACTAGGAAGTTATAcgaaattcgaaaaaactttattagagataatttgtagatAATATAATTGTCGACAATAAAGATCtcatgacattttgtgataagtttgatatttttgccgcaaaagtaaaaagatctcagaATTTACTATAGATTTGagttcaagctccaataacttttgaacaaatggatttatcaaaaaatgataagagactttttttgtaaagcgtttaatttcctacaaaattatatcCTGAACTTATCGGTACAATGAGCCATCGCcaaggtataaaatttattttttcccatgttatttaaatgaaaaatagaaaatcgtgATGCGATacctgttaatattaatattaagggctctAATTTTAACAGGCATCTTATTTTACCTTCCTGCAAGTTTAGAAGCTGTTAGtgcgttgaaaaaaaaagttgtcccAAAATGGCACACCCTAATCTATAAGTATTAtagtaaatatgaaaaaatttttaccatgaTGATCAACCCAATCTCTGGTGAATCCAGCTTCATCTCCACTTGCTGCTACAGTACTATTTTGTGTCTGAGCTCTTGCTGGAGATCTTACACCTTCTCCAGCTGCAGATTCATCATTAGCCATTGTTGCTGCACCAATATAACCAACATAACTTAAAGTAAAGCTGTACATTATTGTTGAAGAATAAATAAGAGCTGGAAAAATGGGCTCATTACGTTCTTGAGCCATTTCTACTAGAACTCGCAGTGGACCATTGGGCGTCAAAACGgcaattaaatctaaaaattagtaattaaatagtattaagtataaattaattaataacaaaatagtataaaaataataacacttACCCCAGATGCTAATAACTGCTAATACAAACCATGCCGTCCACTCGggtaagtatttaataaaaactaaagcCATCAGAGcagcaataaatattaaatatgctTGCTGAAGAGCCAGTGGACCTTGCCAATGGATACAAATCATTCCAACGAATCcaaaattccataaaataaTTGCCAATGTAATTAAATCCATTGGAATGTTGTAAGCTTTTAATACTTCTTCACAATATAatgcagtaaaaataaatagtaacaTCAGTGAGCTCATTATCAGCCACGCatgaatgaatttataaaatttgtacttgtataaaactattaaaagtACAGTCATACAAACAATGACAAacaataaaatcattgaattgGCAACTGCTTGCCAAACTTTGGTGCTTGTATCTGCTCCATCGTCATGAAATGgtgtataaattaaatactctcCTTTCATTGTATAAAATGTTATGGAGCTTATTGTTGCCACAACTACCAGCATACAGAGTGATACGGGAACAAATAGTTTAATGACATGGGTTGCTCCGTACTTTAAGCCTTCTTCTAATTCTTCTTGCTGATAACTATCTGGATCATCACCTGGACCAAGAGGTGGAGCAGATCTTGATCCACCGAAAAATCCGGATGAACTTGGATTTTCTATACGTACTTCTGGTAAATTTCCatcctgattaaaaatatttttaacaataaaggtaattgataatttttttttttttttacgtttttgaaataataattaaatgaaaaacttACTTCATTATTGGCGGGTGCTTTCAATCGTCGCTTTCTTTTTTCGACGACCAAACCTGAAGTGTCGGTTCGTGTCTCAGCTACATGGGCATCCATCAGGCTGGTATATTCGTCTGGAGAATCGTAATTACTCTCATCCAttcagttttataatttttgtacaaataatatttatttaatataatatttcttcTTCAGAATAAGAATAGTTTAAATGTATTGttgataacttttaaacaacTGGTTATATTATTCCTTTGTTGCtatttggttttatttaacaaggaaaaaaaatgaaaaaaaaaatttttttttttaatttacctcACTGATTCTTGATGATACCCAGCTGCAACTATACTGGAACATTTGACATTgtcgtaaataaatttatgtatagtaatgaataaaaataaagtggaaACTCACTTACTGGCGATTGAGTGACAGCACACTCAATTTAGGTTATAGAAAATCCCAAAATTTCTTTCAGCCATTGTGACTAACTGACATCCTTGGgtagttttcaaatatattcacTAGATGTCATTAAttgtcagtaaaataaaaaaaaacaaaatgtcatagattgtttatgatcctgaagttagccgacatccgccattttaaaaataaaaaatcttataactttagtaaaaaaaaaatgtttcaaatttaaaaaaaattctcgtgtagattttttaattttccagacgagtttttttttaaacagatcaaaaaataaatactcgagTTATAATTCGAAATTAAACTTCAagattacttattttttatttaaaaatttttacaaaccttgttactttttgatttttatgcTTATACAATTTTTGGAAATCTAGACGAGtactttttttagttttttacttttccaattTTTAATCCAGAAATTAATCGTTACCcaccatttttaaataaaatatcattatttataattatcagttgttgatattattaaaacatcaaattataattaaataatttatttgaatccatGTAACTACTCTGATGACAAGAATTTTTCATCAGAAAAAGATTGGTGTCAATTAGGTGCGATGCCATTAGCTTATGATCATGAAGTTAGCAGTCACTTAACAattatcggattttttttttttaacaaagaagaaaaaaaaatgcacatgtagaaaatttgaaaaactataggtgcaattttttaaaatattttttttctaatttatcgttttgaaaaaaatcccaaaataattagacgtcggctaacttcgaTATCATATCAAAAAGACGACTACTTCAAACTTTGTAACTGTTGGATACAATTTGCCTTCAACTTTGCTTGGAACTTATCACTAAGTTGACACAAgaagttttcaaaaagttGGCGTCAATTAAtagagataatttaaaaactatgaaACATTTACACACATAGTAGgacattattttgaaaaaaagaaagctTCCGAGagctttaaaatgaaaaaaaagtaaaattatataaaaatgatttaacaaGGTGGTCACAAAGAAATGATAtcaaaattccctgatatTATCCGATTTTCCAGTTAACTTTTTCGCATTTTTCCCTgattcagaaattttatttgtatggttaatatattcaaagttttgattgtattttcattgttaataattgaatCTGATGATTAGCTTATGCAAGAAACcaaaaaatagtcaataaaataaattgatatgccctaattttgattattccatgttaaaaatatttaataagaaattttatgacgaaaataaattcaaaatacactagtcacaaaaattaagagatattaataaaatttttaatttttaacaggTTGTAACTCAAAGAGAATAGTCGTACAAGAACATAAAAGACAAATTGTAGCTCCAGATGTTAAGTTTTCTAGTctagttgtaaaaattttttattatgcatgGTTccagagtaataaaaaattaatcataactatcgaaaaaaatttatttaagcccATAGACTGTTTGTAAGACAACcaaagattttgaaaatttttttttcaatagtttttcTAGGATTACTCCAGAACcgttcataataaaaaatttaaagatcagATCTAaaaactagacacttgaagctacaatttgcctTTTTTGTTTATGTTGTACGACCGTTTCCCTTCGAGTTACAtcctgttaaaaatttataatttttttaatatctcttAATTGTTGTGACTAGtgtactattaaaaaattttgaaattttgaactgtCGAAATCGAATTCCCAGatacttttcgaaattccCTGACATTTCCTGGTTGCATTAAATTCCCTGATAATTCCCGATACTCCCGGTTTGTGGTCACCATgtttaagtttttataaaataaaaaaaaaaaaaaaataataaataaaacattgagGTGAAAActtatattacaaaaattacatttgagatttatttttataacaattattctataaaaatatgtaaatataatattgatatttagttcttacatttatattataaatattaaatttttgtaacatCTAAATTGTTTGTTCTGTGTAATAATTAAGAAtgatctaaaaaatatataattaatagtagAAATAACTATTAACCAAGTGCctcttattataataatttaattaattatttgtatttaactTCAAAATACCGTCAATAATTTCTATGAtgtataagtaatttattgtaaatgaaaatatgaaaacaaaatataaatataaaaaggtTGTTGCCAATTATTCTGCTGAACATTgcttttgttaattaacttttaaagaTTGCATCATTGTCTTTCCAAATGAATGAGACAcagattaaattattagcactattattattgttttaaagtGAATGCTAGTTGATACTTTAGAGAAGTCAGTCTTCAATACCAGCTCTGgagattttgttttaaaagttatcaaaacGTATCCTCCATAGGATGACTCTTTTGCTGGATTTTCGGAAGATTATAACGTAAAATTTGTATGAGATCCAGAATCATAATAActtcaataatttatgataaattgattggtcttatcaattaaaatattgaattattactataataaaaatgaattataaatacaaaaaaggcacttgaacaaaaatataatttaaacaaaataatgaagttataaaataatgttattattcTTTGACGTCTCCAATACCATCAGCATT comes from Microplitis demolitor isolate Queensland-Clemson2020A chromosome 8, iyMicDemo2.1a, whole genome shotgun sequence and encodes:
- the LOC103573950 gene encoding presenilin-1 isoform X2; translation: MDAHVAETRTDTSGLVVEKRKRRLKAPANNEDGNLPEVRIENPSSSGFFGGSRSAPPLGPGDDPDSYQQEELEEGLKYGATHVIKLFVPVSLCMLVVVATISSITFYTMKGEYLIYTPFHDDGADTSTKVWQAVANSMILLFVIVCMTVLLIVLYKYKFYKFIHAWLIMSSLMLLFIFTALYCEEVLKAYNIPMDLITLAIILWNFGFVGMICIHWQGPLALQQAYLIFIAALMALVFIKYLPEWTAWFVLAVISIWDLIAVLTPNGPLRVLVEMAQERNEPIFPALIYSSTIMYSFTLSYVGYIGAATMANDESAAGEGVRSPARAQTQNSTVAASGDEAGFTRDWVDHHEERSTRRAEEIRHTGELSGQVNSQAQQQQYQRSVSDEERGVKLGLGDFIFYSVLVGKASSYGDWNTTLACFVAILIGLCLTLLLLAIFQKALPALPISITFGLIFYFATRVIVAPFADSLASEQVFI
- the LOC103573950 gene encoding presenilin-1 isoform X1 translates to MDESNYDSPDEYTSLMDAHVAETRTDTSGLVVEKRKRRLKAPANNEDGNLPEVRIENPSSSGFFGGSRSAPPLGPGDDPDSYQQEELEEGLKYGATHVIKLFVPVSLCMLVVVATISSITFYTMKGEYLIYTPFHDDGADTSTKVWQAVANSMILLFVIVCMTVLLIVLYKYKFYKFIHAWLIMSSLMLLFIFTALYCEEVLKAYNIPMDLITLAIILWNFGFVGMICIHWQGPLALQQAYLIFIAALMALVFIKYLPEWTAWFVLAVISIWDLIAVLTPNGPLRVLVEMAQERNEPIFPALIYSSTIMYSFTLSYVGYIGAATMANDESAAGEGVRSPARAQTQNSTVAASGDEAGFTRDWVDHHEERSTRRAEEIRHTGELSGQVNSQAQQQQYQRSVSDEERGVKLGLGDFIFYSVLVGKASSYGDWNTTLACFVAILIGLCLTLLLLAIFQKALPALPISITFGLIFYFATRVIVAPFADSLASEQVFI